TTTCTGCTGTTTTAGGGCCTATTCCTGGTATTTCGCTTAAAATATCAACAAGCTCTTCTATACTTTTGGGTAATATTTCCATATAGCCACCTATGCCTTGATTTATTTTTTATGCTATATTTAGTTTAGATGATGTTTGTAAAAGATAATTCTTATGTATTTTGTTAGATTTAGGAAGACATTATTAGAATTTACTCTTTCTGTTACTTCCATAAATCTACATCTATACCTATAAAGTTTTTTGAGTAAAAATGTATCAGAGCTTTTTTGATTTCTTTAGGTTCTATATTTCCATGTATTATTCTTATCTTTTCTGAAACGTATGATATGAAAGGATGGAGTGTTTCTTTAGAGAGTTTTTTTTCTTGTGTTTTTTTTATCATATCTTCGTATAAGTATTTTGCTCTTTGATCGTTTTCAATAAGTTTTTCTATAGATGCTGATATTTCTTTGTATATCGACATTTATAGCTCCCTTTCTTGTATTATAGGCATTTCGTTTGAGTATATAGTTATTCTGTTTCTGCCTGTTTTTTTAGAATTATAAAGTGCGGTATCTGCTTTTATAAATATTTTTCTGAAAAGATCGTTTTCATTTTGAGCGCTTTCTATGTCTTCTTCAGTTATTTCTGCTATCCCTATACTAGGGGTTAGTTTAATTTTAGTTCTTTCATCCGGCTGGAAAAATTCTGAATTTAGTCTATCTTTAACTTTAGTACATACACTGTATGCAGATTGAGAGTCTGTTGAAGGGAATGCTGCTATAAATTCATCTCCTCCGTATCTTGCTACTATATCCGAATTTCTTTTTATTTCTTGCCTTATAACATTTGCAAAAAATTTTATTGCTTCATCTCCTACGCTATGTCCGTATGTGTCGTTTATGTTTTTGAAGTGGTCTATGTCCATGACTGCAAGAGAAAGCTTTGTTTTAAATTTAATAACTTTTTTCATTTCATCTACCATTAAGTTTTTGAAGTAGTGAATATTATATAGTTCTGTTAATCTATCATGAATAGCACTTTTAAATAGCTGAGCGTTTGTAAATATAGCTGATGCTATATTAGATATTATTGAAAGGCTATTTATATCTCCTTCTGAAAAAATACTGTTCTTATTGTCTTCCTTTTTTATAAGTTCTACAACATACTCAACATTATCTTCTACTATTACTGGAACTTGGATTATGCAACAAGGTATTATTTTCAATATCTTGCCAAGACTAGAATCCTTTGTAGTTTGGTCAAAAGATATTGTGGGTATTTTCCTTTTTAATGTTATATCAAGTAGTTTACTTTCAAGTGTATTAGGTTGTATTCTTCTTACTAGAGAAGAAAAGTCTTTGTCTATTATTCTATTTCCTTTGTATTGGAATATTTCTGTGAATTCATAACTATCTTCTACACTTTCTATCAATCCTCCTGCATCTGAATTTGTGGTCTCTATCATGAATCTTACCATCATGATCTTCAGAATGTTAACTTCCCTTAGATCAAGTAGCTTGAGAAATTCAGAAAACTCGTTTATTATCTTTACAGATCTATCTATGTTTTTGAATAACGTTTTGTATTTATGCCTTATTTTCTCGCCGTCTACATACATCGTATTAGTAGATATATTTTGAAAAACTTAAATTTGTTTTTCAACAAAACCGATTAGGAGGAGATTATTAAATTGCAAATTTATCTGTAGATGTTGATAATTTTTAATATATAGTATATGGAATATGCTTATTTAATTCTTTTTGTTTTTTTAATTCTCTTTTTTGCTTTTTTAGTTGGAAAATTATCTGATAAGGTTTCAAGAAAAGATTTTACTTTGTCTAGAATGAATCTTGTTAAGAGATTTATTACTGTTTCTCTTTCTTCTGTTAATGATATTTTAAGTTCAGGAAGTGTGATTTTATCTAATCAGAGGTTTAATCGTATTTCTGGAAATGTTAGATCTTTGGATGATCTGATGTTAGAGTTTGTTAAACTTTTACAAAAGCTCTTTGAAGCAAAATTTGTTGTTAGTTTGAAAGTTTCAAAAGAAGGTTTAGTATATCAGGTTTCTACTGATCCTTTCTTTCCTTTTATCTCTGGTATTTCAAAGCTCAAAGAGATTTTCGAGAGTAGTAAACCATCTGAGATAATTGAAGAAAAAGTGCTAAAGTTATTATCAAAAAGCATGAATAAGCACAGGTTTGTTATACCTAGCGATTTATCTATTTTTACTTTGAAGGATGTTGTAGAAGTGTGTAGAGAAATAAAGTCAAATTCTATTCTTCTTGTACCTTTGTATAGAGACGAGGGAATCTCAAATCTGATTATAGTCTTTACTAATAATTACAACATGTATTATGATTCCCAGATAATGGTTAATATACTGAGTGATTTTTTGTCTTTATTCTTATTGTATGTTTCTGCCAAGCAATCTTTGAGACATTTTGTTTTAGAGCATGGTCCTGAGAGTAGTGATGTTAGATTGGTGTTTTACGAAGTTTTGTTTAATACAAGATCAAACGAAGTAATAAGTAAAACTCCGGAGGATGAAAAGTTTTGGGTTTTTTGGAAGTTAGTTAATATAGGTGAACTTAAGGAGGGACTAAAGTATAATAAGATTTTTACCATAACTAGATTTTCTGAAGTAGAAGAACTTGGTGGGGTATTGTTGGAGATTGTTTCAGAATATATAGATGATAGTAGGATAAGAATAAAGATATATGGTGTAGAAAAATCTTTTGTGAACAGAATGGATGAAGTATTTTTAAGAGTTTCAGATTTGATAAATTTGCCTATAGTCATATTTGAAAAAGTAGGTGGTAGGATAGTTAAGTTGAATAAGAATTTTATTGATACTTTTAGTGAGTATAACAATCTTAATAGTCTTGATGATCTTAAATCAAAACTGAAGTATATTTCTGAAGGTAAGGTTATACAGTCTGATGTTGTATATTCTATTGAGCCTTTGTATGTTGAGGAATCAAAGTTTGGTAGTATTTTTTTCTATCCAGTACAAATAGTAAACCAAAAAACTGCTATTGATTTACATTATGAAGCAATGAGAATTAGAAAGATAGTTTCTTCCGTTGAGGCTTTTAGTGGTATTGATAAATTAAGAAATATAAACTTTTACTTTAAGTATCAACCTGCTGACAAAATTTTGGAGGTAGGAGGAGATTTCTTTGTTGCATTAGAGATAGGTAAGAAAACTTTTGTTGGTGTATTTGATGTTTCAGGACATAATATATCTTCAGCTTTTGTGGCTAGTAATATTAAAAACATAATCGAGAGATCTATTCTAGAAGATAGAAATATTCAAAAAACAATTGAGTACATTAATAATTTGATTTACTCCCTTAACCAAGATAATTCGGAAATATATACATACATAACTGGTATATTGTGTGAAGTAGATGTTGATAGGATGAGAATGAAGATTATATCAGCAGGTCATAGATATGGTGTTATTCTTAAGGAAGATGGAATAGTGACATTTCAAAAGCTGATACATATTCATAAGCCTATTGGTATAAAGAAGGATGAGGAGTACCGTCCAGAAGAAATTTATATTAACAGAGGTGACAAGTTCTTTCTCTATACAGATGGTATAGTAGAACTTGAGGATGTAAAAAAAGGTGAGGTTGATGAGAGTAAAATAATTGACTTGATTGTTTTCTTTAAGAATCTTTCGGTTAAAGATACAATACAAGAAATATTTTCGTACATAAGAGCTTTAAAGGAGGTTAGAATTAGAGATGATTTTATAATACTAGGGTTTAGCATCAAAAGTTAGTCTTAATAAATAGGTTTCCTGGTTTCACAGTTGTTTTATATTTAAATTCAGCGTCCAATTCTACAAGTCCGTATTCTCCATCTCTGTCTATGATTTTGCCAGTTGCTATTGTATTATAGTTGTTGTTTAGGATGGATGAAATATTGTTGTATGTTATAATGATGTTGTCGTTTAAATTTGGAACTCCTTTTAGGTACTTTACAACTAAAGTATTGTCTTTTGAACCTAGAATTATACCATATTCGGGTAATGATGATAGAATTTTCCTAGTTAGGTTTTGGTATATTTCCGAGACAAAAAATTCACTAAATTTCTGAGATGTTAAGACATTAGTTATAACTCTATAGCTTTTGGGGTCTATAATGGATATGTTTAGTATTAGGTAATCTTTTAGTATCTCTGGTTTTATACTGATAACTATATCATATCCTTTATAGGAAAGGGTATTATTCTTTTGGTAACTTATATTAAGTTCTGTATTCGGTAATTTTATACTCTCTAAAGCCCATGTGATAGCATTTTGGTAAAATATCTTTTCTATGGGGTAGTTTGATTCTTCGATTTCGATTAGAAATTTCATATTTTTAGGCGATTGTATATCAACTTCCCAATTTGCGATTTTTGAACTGTTGGATACGAAGTTTACGAGATTTTCGTAAAAATCTTGTATTTTTATATTGTTAACGAAAAGATTTTTCCCTATACTTATTTCTTGCAGTGCTGTGTAGGGTGAATAGTAGAATTTGTAGTAGTTTCCTAGCTCAAACCATGAATCAAAGTTTAGTGGATTTAATCTTATTGATCTCGAAAGATATATGTTATAATAGGGAATTCCTTTACGTTTAAGTTTCATTGCTTTTTTGTATCTTTCTTCTGATAGATTTTGTCGTTCTCTTGATATTCTTTGAGGACTTAGTGCTATTTGGCTTTCTTCTATAAAATATCTAATTATTTCGTTTTCAGGGTTTTCGAACTCTTTGACAAGATCTGAGTAGTTTTTTGAGGTATAAAGAATAGATGCTATTGTTTCCTTAGGTAAGGGTATAATCTTGGCGTATTCTAGAGATTTTTTGTACTCTTTTAGTTTAAAGTAGATATCGGATAATAAATAGTATTCTCTTGAGTTATTACCAGGGAATAATATAGCTTTTTCTAAATTTTTTGCTGATTCTTCTAGTTTACCTACTCTGTAGTAATATTCTCCGTATAGTGAATATATTGATTTGTCAACCCTTTCTAAAAGTAATGCTTTGTCGAGGTTTGATTTTGCGTGTTGTAGTTTGCCTGTTGATAGTTGTATTTTCGCCATTTCTGTGAATATTCTATGGTTGTTGAATATCTTCA
The window above is part of the Brevinematales bacterium genome. Proteins encoded here:
- a CDS encoding serine/threonine-protein phosphatase, producing the protein MEYAYLILFVFLILFFAFLVGKLSDKVSRKDFTLSRMNLVKRFITVSLSSVNDILSSGSVILSNQRFNRISGNVRSLDDLMLEFVKLLQKLFEAKFVVSLKVSKEGLVYQVSTDPFFPFISGISKLKEIFESSKPSEIIEEKVLKLLSKSMNKHRFVIPSDLSIFTLKDVVEVCREIKSNSILLVPLYRDEGISNLIIVFTNNYNMYYDSQIMVNILSDFLSLFLLYVSAKQSLRHFVLEHGPESSDVRLVFYEVLFNTRSNEVISKTPEDEKFWVFWKLVNIGELKEGLKYNKIFTITRFSEVEELGGVLLEIVSEYIDDSRIRIKIYGVEKSFVNRMDEVFLRVSDLINLPIVIFEKVGGRIVKLNKNFIDTFSEYNNLNSLDDLKSKLKYISEGKVIQSDVVYSIEPLYVEESKFGSIFFYPVQIVNQKTAIDLHYEAMRIRKIVSSVEAFSGIDKLRNINFYFKYQPADKILEVGGDFFVALEIGKKTFVGVFDVSGHNISSAFVASNIKNIIERSILEDRNIQKTIEYINNLIYSLNQDNSEIYTYITGILCEVDVDRMRMKIISAGHRYGVILKEDGIVTFQKLIHIHKPIGIKKDEEYRPEEIYINRGDKFFLYTDGIVELEDVKKGEVDESKIIDLIVFFKNLSVKDTIQEIFSYIRALKEVRIRDDFIILGFSIKS
- a CDS encoding GGDEF domain-containing protein — protein: MYVDGEKIRHKYKTLFKNIDRSVKIINEFSEFLKLLDLREVNILKIMMVRFMIETTNSDAGGLIESVEDSYEFTEIFQYKGNRIIDKDFSSLVRRIQPNTLESKLLDITLKRKIPTISFDQTTKDSSLGKILKIIPCCIIQVPVIVEDNVEYVVELIKKEDNKNSIFSEGDINSLSIISNIASAIFTNAQLFKSAIHDRLTELYNIHYFKNLMVDEMKKVIKFKTKLSLAVMDIDHFKNINDTYGHSVGDEAIKFFANVIRQEIKRNSDIVARYGGDEFIAAFPSTDSQSAYSVCTKVKDRLNSEFFQPDERTKIKLTPSIGIAEITEEDIESAQNENDLFRKIFIKADTALYNSKKTGRNRITIYSNEMPIIQEREL